A stretch of Acidimicrobiia bacterium DNA encodes these proteins:
- a CDS encoding alkaline phosphatase family protein gives MPPARNVLLVTVDQWRGDCLSALGHPVVRTPNLDRLASEGVLFREHFAQAAPCGPSRASLFTGMYAHNHRSVLNGTPLDARFTNLALEARALGYDPALFGYTDTSVDPRTVPPGDPRLSTYEGVLPGFRAVVELPEHLEAWAQWLIGLGYDVPSDRRELCRPAGDGPGAPTVYAAEHTEAAFLTGELLRWLDHDAGAEPWFVHVAYIRPHPPFVAPAPYNAMYDPDDVPAPVRHPTVEEEAAQHPFLAGALSMREVRSPSDERELRQLRATYFGMQSEVDAQLGRLFDGLRARALWDDTLVVVTSDHGEQLGDHWLIEKLGWFDQSYRIPLIVRDPRPAADGTRGRVVDAFTENVDVMPTILEWLGGETPVQCDGRSLLPWLHGGTPSRWRDAVFWSFDFRDPVGAARGESIGLDLDESCLTVIRDRRAKYVHFAALPPLFYDLERDPDELHDRVTDPAYTSRVLAYAQRMLSWRMRTDDRTLTGLFLGPDGLVDARARSRAVL, from the coding sequence ATGCCGCCCGCTCGCAACGTCCTGCTCGTCACCGTCGACCAGTGGCGTGGGGACTGCCTGTCCGCCCTGGGGCATCCGGTCGTGCGCACCCCGAACCTCGACCGGCTCGCGTCCGAAGGGGTGCTGTTCCGCGAGCACTTCGCGCAGGCGGCGCCGTGCGGGCCGAGCCGCGCGTCGTTGTTCACCGGGATGTACGCGCACAACCACCGGTCGGTGCTCAACGGGACCCCGCTCGACGCGCGCTTCACGAACCTCGCGCTCGAGGCGCGGGCGCTCGGTTACGACCCCGCGTTGTTCGGCTACACGGACACGAGCGTCGACCCGCGCACCGTGCCGCCCGGCGACCCGCGCCTGTCGACCTACGAGGGCGTGCTCCCCGGCTTCCGGGCGGTGGTCGAGCTGCCCGAGCACCTCGAGGCGTGGGCCCAGTGGCTGATCGGTCTCGGCTACGACGTGCCCTCGGATCGGCGGGAGCTGTGCCGGCCCGCCGGCGACGGGCCCGGCGCGCCGACCGTCTACGCCGCGGAGCACACCGAGGCGGCGTTCCTCACCGGCGAGCTGCTGCGCTGGCTCGACCACGACGCGGGCGCCGAGCCGTGGTTCGTGCACGTCGCGTACATCCGGCCCCATCCGCCGTTCGTCGCCCCCGCGCCCTACAACGCGATGTACGACCCCGACGACGTCCCCGCCCCGGTACGGCACCCGACCGTCGAGGAGGAAGCCGCGCAGCATCCGTTCCTCGCCGGCGCGCTGTCGATGCGAGAGGTGCGCTCGCCGTCCGACGAGCGGGAGCTCCGCCAGCTGCGCGCGACCTACTTCGGGATGCAGAGCGAGGTCGACGCGCAGCTCGGTCGCCTCTTCGACGGGCTGCGCGCGCGGGCGCTGTGGGACGACACGCTCGTCGTCGTCACGTCGGACCACGGCGAGCAGCTCGGGGACCACTGGCTGATCGAGAAGCTCGGCTGGTTCGACCAGTCGTACCGGATCCCGCTGATCGTGCGCGACCCGCGGCCCGCGGCCGACGGGACACGAGGGCGCGTCGTCGACGCGTTCACCGAGAACGTCGACGTCATGCCGACGATCCTGGAATGGCTCGGCGGCGAGACACCGGTGCAGTGCGACGGGCGGTCGCTGCTGCCGTGGCTGCACGGCGGCACGCCGTCACGATGGCGCGACGCGGTGTTCTGGTCGTTCGACTTCCGCGATCCGGTCGGTGCCGCGCGCGGCGAGTCGATCGGGCTCGATCTCGACGAGTCGTGTCTGACGGTGATCCGCGACCGGCGCGCCAAGTACGTCCACTTCGCCGCGCTGCCGCCGCTGTTCTACGACCTGGAACGCGATCCGGACGAGCTGCACGACCGCGTCACGGATCCCGCGTACACGTCACGCGTGCTCGCGTACGCGCAACGGATGCTGTCGTGGCGGATGCGCACCGACGACCGGACGCTGACCGGGTTGTTCCTCGGCCCGGACGGTCTCGTCGACGCCCGCGCCCGCTCCCGCGCCGTTCTGTGA
- a CDS encoding cyclic nucleotide-binding domain-containing protein, with protein sequence MRIESVVTSVSWIPSEAVAGMTKAPFAMGVAHYDDPPPDVIDDLGALQAADRFRFANELRAWIDVVDGEIVDAGYSGGGRIGSTTLRVGPGELTLRATPFPDLRAEPEIRPGSARFVQTAGGRTGAPAPRRVRGAPLVKIQAPTAWTTLSLILHTDGRVEHALEGASPFPRHWIYDDAGKLVEKTGLIDFKSWYRQAFGRHSPWGKEDSPALVTAVETALERDLSLRIMRAGAKPRIKRYTEGRELVRQGQRGRDLFLVLDGVVTIEIDGEPLGEVGPGAVIGERAALEHGVRTATARARTPCKVAVASPDDLDAAALTELSAGHRAEDA encoded by the coding sequence ATGCGGATCGAGTCTGTCGTCACGTCGGTTTCGTGGATCCCGTCCGAAGCGGTCGCGGGCATGACCAAGGCGCCGTTCGCGATGGGAGTAGCGCATTACGACGACCCGCCTCCCGACGTGATCGACGATCTCGGCGCGTTGCAGGCCGCGGATCGCTTCCGGTTCGCGAACGAGCTGCGGGCCTGGATCGACGTCGTCGACGGCGAGATCGTCGACGCGGGCTACTCGGGCGGTGGTCGCATCGGGAGCACGACCCTTCGCGTGGGGCCCGGGGAGCTGACGCTGCGCGCGACGCCGTTCCCCGACCTTCGCGCGGAGCCGGAGATCCGTCCCGGCTCGGCGCGGTTCGTCCAGACCGCGGGTGGCCGGACGGGCGCGCCCGCGCCGCGACGCGTACGCGGTGCGCCACTCGTGAAGATCCAGGCGCCGACGGCCTGGACCACGTTGTCGCTCATACTGCACACGGACGGCCGGGTCGAGCACGCGCTGGAGGGCGCGAGTCCGTTCCCGCGTCACTGGATCTACGACGACGCCGGCAAGCTCGTCGAGAAGACGGGGCTCATCGACTTCAAGTCGTGGTACCGGCAGGCGTTCGGCCGGCACTCGCCGTGGGGCAAGGAGGACTCCCCGGCGCTCGTGACCGCGGTCGAGACGGCTCTCGAACGCGACCTGTCGCTGCGGATCATGCGGGCGGGCGCGAAGCCGCGCATCAAGCGGTACACGGAGGGCAGGGAGCTCGTGCGACAGGGTCAGCGGGGGCGCGACCTGTTCCTCGTGCTCGACGGCGTCGTGACGATCGAGATCGACGGCGAGCCGTTGGGCGAGGTCGGCCCCGGCGCGGTCATTGGCGAGCGCGCCGCGCTCGAGCACGGTGTGCGTACCGCGACGGCGCGGGCGCGCACGCCGTGCAAGGTCGCGGTCGCGTCGCCTGACGACCTCGACGCGGCCGCGTTGACGGAGCTCAGCGCCGGCCATCGCGCCGAGGACGCCTGA
- a CDS encoding arginine deiminase family protein produces the protein MPESVRASQRAEWDRARLVLVCAPAVETLFATLNTDAFNFLRPFDPARARAQHAALRSTLESRAITVVDVREVLAAGDRARLRDAAGRALVYVADESVSPADREALDRLHERTIDALGPGALADLVMLRPAVHVRTNADARDATSRFSADFEVRPAGNSYFMRDPMITTAAGVVVGRFDLAVRRPENDVAELVLAQLGITPLLRVAAPGRVEGGDFLPAGRFCLQGQGFLTNEDGVGQLLDAGAYGDVEVGVVRDPRGGMDEMHLDTYLALYDTDLAGICEDRTGDAEPEVDVWVPDETRAGRRYRRTRTTTLLAYLAEHGMDVVTFTKDEQEQFAANGLLAGPRDYLVPAQAGPAFVDRLRARDVRVETVDVDELTSGYGGPHCATQVLWREPAR, from the coding sequence ATGCCCGAGAGCGTGCGCGCGTCCCAGCGCGCCGAGTGGGACCGCGCGCGGCTCGTTCTCGTCTGCGCGCCTGCCGTCGAGACGCTGTTCGCGACGCTCAACACCGACGCGTTCAACTTCCTGCGCCCGTTCGACCCGGCGCGTGCCCGCGCCCAGCACGCCGCGCTGCGGTCGACGCTGGAGTCCCGCGCCATCACGGTGGTCGACGTGCGCGAGGTGCTTGCGGCCGGAGACCGGGCGCGTCTCCGTGACGCGGCGGGACGTGCGCTCGTCTACGTGGCCGACGAGAGCGTGTCACCGGCCGATCGCGAGGCACTCGACCGCCTGCACGAGCGGACGATCGACGCGCTCGGACCCGGCGCGCTCGCCGACCTCGTCATGCTCAGGCCCGCCGTGCACGTGCGCACGAACGCCGACGCGCGTGACGCGACCTCGCGGTTCTCCGCCGACTTCGAGGTGAGGCCGGCCGGGAACTCGTACTTCATGCGTGACCCGATGATCACGACGGCAGCCGGCGTCGTCGTCGGTCGCTTCGATCTCGCGGTGCGACGCCCCGAGAACGACGTCGCGGAGCTCGTGCTCGCCCAACTCGGGATCACACCGTTGCTGCGCGTCGCCGCGCCGGGACGGGTGGAGGGCGGCGACTTCCTGCCCGCCGGGCGGTTCTGCCTGCAGGGTCAGGGGTTCCTCACGAACGAGGACGGCGTCGGGCAGCTCCTCGACGCCGGGGCCTACGGCGACGTCGAGGTCGGCGTGGTGCGCGACCCGCGTGGCGGCATGGACGAGATGCACCTCGATACCTACCTCGCGCTCTACGACACCGATCTCGCGGGCATCTGCGAGGACCGGACGGGAGACGCGGAGCCCGAGGTCGACGTGTGGGTGCCCGACGAGACCCGCGCGGGACGGCGGTACCGACGTACGCGGACGACCACGCTGCTCGCGTACCTGGCCGAGCACGGGATGGACGTCGTCACGTTCACGAAGGACGAGCAGGAGCAGTTCGCCGCCAACGGGCTCCTCGCCGGGCCCCGCGACTACCTCGTGCCCGCCCAGGCGGGGCCGGCGTTCGTCGATCGCCTCCGTGCCCGGGACGTCCGCGTCGAGACCGTCGACGTCGACGAGCTCACCAGCGGGTACGGCGGACCGCACTGCGCGACACAGGTCCTGTGGCGCGAGCCCGCCCGCTGA
- a CDS encoding alpha/beta hydrolase produces the protein MRVDVNGVGIEYDVAGDGRPVLLLHGFPDTAKLWRHQVPALVGAGFRVIVPDLRGYGRSDKPADVEMYALPYLAADALAVLNDAGVERAHVVGHDWGAALAWAVSAFAPDRVDHLVAMSVGNPIAFREAGLRQREKSWYMLLFQFRDIAEQWLTADGWANFREWSRYPEADAVIGDLERDGSLTPGLNWYRANIPPESYVGPPLELPPVAAPTMGVWSDGDIALLESQMTDSAKYVTGPWRYERVDGAGHWMQLERPERVNELLLDFLPA, from the coding sequence ATGCGCGTCGACGTCAACGGTGTGGGGATCGAGTACGACGTGGCGGGGGACGGGCGGCCGGTGCTCCTCCTGCACGGCTTCCCCGACACGGCCAAGCTGTGGCGCCACCAGGTCCCCGCGCTCGTGGGCGCAGGGTTCCGCGTCATCGTCCCCGACCTGCGCGGGTACGGCCGCTCCGACAAGCCGGCCGACGTCGAGATGTACGCGTTGCCGTACCTCGCGGCCGATGCGCTCGCGGTGCTCAACGACGCCGGCGTCGAGCGCGCCCACGTCGTCGGTCACGACTGGGGTGCCGCGCTGGCGTGGGCGGTCAGTGCGTTCGCGCCCGACCGTGTCGATCACCTCGTCGCGATGTCGGTCGGCAACCCGATCGCGTTCCGCGAGGCCGGTCTCCGCCAGCGCGAGAAGTCGTGGTACATGCTGCTGTTCCAGTTCCGCGACATCGCCGAGCAGTGGCTGACGGCCGACGGCTGGGCGAACTTCCGCGAGTGGTCGCGCTACCCCGAGGCCGATGCCGTCATCGGGGACCTCGAGCGCGACGGCTCGCTCACGCCCGGGCTCAACTGGTACCGCGCGAACATCCCGCCCGAGTCGTACGTCGGCCCGCCTCTCGAGCTCCCTCCCGTCGCGGCGCCGACGATGGGGGTCTGGAGCGACGGTGACATCGCGCTGCTCGAGTCGCAGATGACCGACTCCGCCAAGTACGTCACGGGTCCGTGGCGGTACGAGCGCGTCGACGGTGCCGGGCACTGGATGCAGCTCGAGCGGCCGGAGCGTGTCAACGAGCTCCTGCTGGACTTCCTGCCCGCGTAG
- a CDS encoding AAA family ATPase, with amino-acid sequence MASTTGSGRGTRTVLITDMVGSTALRTHLGDNDADRLRDEHERLLRDTVSRHGGAVVKSTGDGVMAVFDGATDGIECAVGIQHAVAAQARRTGLPVEIRIGVAAGDVTWDDDDYHGTPVVEAARLEPKARPGTVLVSELVRLLAGTRTDVELTAVGPFELKGLPGPVTAYEIVVDTDADGERVPLPDALPASDGTAFVGRDDELAALVASWERVRARDHEIVLVTGDAGIGKTRLAAELARRALAEDAVVLYGHCDEDLDVPYQPFFEALRHFVEHTPSAFLADELGPGAGELVPLVPDIASHLPGAAPAPSTDAGTARFRLFEAVSGWLRATSSRRPVVLVVDDLQWASKGTILLLRHLARASEPMRLLVLATWRDTDVPTGEPLPEAPVEFLAETSRTGRVTRVRLAGLGVDDVSSLVDDLVGAPASARAAPGRAALAEALHGTTEGNPLFVHELVRDLLDVGAGSVDTADARAVERFGVPETVRDVVLRRVARLDERVIRVLAAAAVAGRAFEIGVLEDALDARGDDVIDALEISVAAGLVREHRDTVGQFEFSSGLVRDVLYEQSGPTRRARLHERIADALERRHGDDDAWAAEIASHLVATARPGDAARAVGRLLVAGRFALRSLAYEQAVTHLELALSVLDRTDSLPRADRLDVLLAVGDARFRVLDFAGSKKALQEVADEARVDGDADRLARAALALVRQAQPSAREHALGTLVDEALAALPDDDSALRAQLLATRAAHSFLDTSEGARPEMAAEAVAMAERVGDPGELAFVLAACVLATFGPALLPQRTRYIEMQLEASARSGHVEASCEAHGWRATARIEAAERAGVDDDVAAMTREAEALGQPWYVAMAQLRAAMVAQLSGDYERAEELANASLSASTPDQLAVMAAYAGVLWTVRRDQGRLAEVEPALAAFAAQTPDVAAWQAALAVTAAEVGRRDDAAMTLRALAERDLSTVPMDWFWLATMTFAGEVAWTVGDADVARTVSSLLAPFARRGAPIAIGVGYVGTTSRALGLCHQLLGDLDAAAGHLQDAIAVERSLRAPAYEARAQLALARVLVERGADGDRARAGDLLAAAGATAERLALVTVAADVESARASA; translated from the coding sequence GTGGCGAGCACGACCGGCTCGGGGCGGGGGACGCGCACGGTCCTCATCACCGACATGGTGGGCTCCACCGCGCTGCGGACACACCTGGGCGACAACGACGCCGACCGGCTGCGCGACGAGCACGAGCGGCTCCTGCGCGACACCGTGTCGCGCCACGGCGGAGCGGTGGTGAAGAGCACGGGTGACGGCGTCATGGCCGTCTTCGACGGTGCGACCGACGGCATCGAGTGCGCGGTTGGGATCCAGCATGCCGTCGCGGCGCAGGCGCGCCGGACGGGGCTGCCGGTGGAGATCCGCATCGGCGTCGCGGCCGGCGACGTGACGTGGGACGACGACGACTACCACGGGACACCCGTCGTCGAGGCCGCGCGGCTGGAACCGAAGGCGCGGCCGGGAACGGTCCTCGTGTCGGAGCTCGTCCGTCTCCTCGCGGGAACGCGCACCGACGTCGAGCTCACCGCGGTCGGACCGTTCGAGCTGAAGGGACTGCCCGGCCCGGTGACCGCGTACGAGATCGTCGTCGACACCGACGCGGACGGTGAGCGCGTCCCGCTCCCCGACGCCTTGCCGGCGAGCGACGGGACCGCGTTCGTCGGACGCGACGACGAGCTCGCCGCGCTCGTCGCGAGCTGGGAGCGCGTGCGTGCACGCGACCACGAGATCGTGCTCGTCACGGGCGACGCGGGGATCGGCAAGACGCGGCTCGCGGCCGAGCTCGCACGGCGCGCGCTCGCCGAGGACGCGGTCGTCCTCTACGGGCACTGCGACGAGGACCTCGACGTCCCCTACCAGCCGTTCTTCGAGGCGTTGCGACACTTCGTGGAGCACACACCGAGCGCGTTCCTGGCCGACGAGCTCGGCCCGGGCGCGGGCGAGCTCGTCCCGCTCGTGCCCGACATCGCGTCGCACCTCCCGGGTGCAGCGCCGGCGCCGAGCACCGACGCCGGCACCGCCCGGTTCCGGCTGTTCGAAGCGGTGAGCGGATGGCTCCGCGCGACATCCTCACGCCGGCCCGTCGTGCTCGTCGTCGACGACCTGCAGTGGGCGTCGAAGGGCACGATCCTGCTCCTCCGTCATCTCGCGCGCGCGAGCGAGCCGATGCGCCTGCTCGTCCTCGCGACCTGGCGCGACACCGACGTCCCGACGGGCGAGCCGCTCCCGGAAGCGCCCGTCGAGTTCCTCGCCGAGACGTCGCGGACGGGGCGGGTCACGCGGGTCCGGTTGGCGGGCCTCGGCGTCGACGACGTGTCGTCCCTCGTCGACGACCTCGTCGGCGCGCCCGCGTCGGCTCGAGCGGCTCCAGGCCGCGCCGCCCTGGCAGAGGCACTGCACGGCACGACCGAGGGCAACCCGCTGTTCGTCCACGAGCTCGTACGCGACCTGCTGGACGTGGGCGCGGGTTCGGTCGACACCGCCGACGCGCGCGCCGTCGAGCGCTTCGGGGTACCGGAGACCGTACGTGACGTCGTCCTGCGGCGCGTCGCGCGACTGGACGAACGGGTCATACGCGTGCTCGCCGCGGCAGCGGTCGCGGGGCGCGCGTTCGAGATCGGCGTGCTCGAGGACGCGCTCGACGCGCGCGGCGACGACGTCATCGACGCGCTCGAGATCTCCGTCGCCGCCGGCCTCGTGCGTGAGCACCGCGACACGGTCGGGCAGTTCGAGTTCTCGAGCGGCCTGGTGCGCGACGTCCTATACGAGCAGTCGGGTCCGACGCGACGCGCGCGTCTCCACGAGCGGATCGCGGACGCGCTCGAACGTCGTCACGGTGATGACGACGCGTGGGCCGCCGAGATCGCCTCGCACCTCGTCGCGACCGCGCGTCCCGGCGACGCGGCCCGAGCGGTCGGCCGTCTGCTCGTCGCGGGCCGGTTCGCGCTCCGCTCCCTCGCGTACGAGCAGGCGGTGACGCACCTCGAGCTCGCGCTCTCGGTCCTCGACCGCACGGACTCCCTGCCGCGCGCTGACCGTCTCGACGTCCTCCTCGCGGTCGGGGACGCGCGCTTCCGCGTCCTCGACTTCGCGGGCTCGAAGAAGGCGCTGCAAGAGGTGGCCGACGAAGCTCGCGTCGACGGCGACGCGGACCGCCTCGCCCGAGCCGCGCTCGCGCTCGTCCGTCAGGCCCAACCGTCGGCCCGCGAGCACGCACTCGGCACGCTCGTCGACGAGGCACTCGCGGCGCTTCCAGACGACGACAGCGCGCTGCGCGCGCAGCTCCTCGCGACACGCGCCGCGCATTCGTTTCTCGACACGTCCGAGGGTGCGCGTCCCGAGATGGCCGCCGAAGCGGTCGCGATGGCCGAGCGCGTCGGCGATCCCGGCGAGCTCGCGTTCGTGCTCGCGGCGTGCGTCCTGGCGACGTTCGGTCCCGCGTTGCTGCCGCAGCGGACGCGCTACATCGAGATGCAGCTCGAGGCGAGCGCACGCTCCGGTCACGTCGAGGCGTCGTGCGAGGCGCACGGATGGCGGGCGACCGCGCGCATCGAGGCGGCGGAGCGCGCCGGCGTCGACGACGACGTCGCCGCCATGACCCGCGAGGCGGAGGCGCTCGGGCAGCCGTGGTACGTCGCGATGGCGCAGCTGCGTGCCGCGATGGTGGCGCAGCTCTCGGGCGACTACGAGCGCGCCGAGGAGCTCGCGAACGCGTCGCTGAGCGCGTCGACACCGGACCAGCTCGCCGTGATGGCGGCGTACGCGGGTGTGCTGTGGACCGTGCGACGCGACCAGGGCCGGCTCGCCGAGGTCGAGCCCGCGCTGGCGGCGTTCGCGGCCCAGACGCCCGACGTCGCCGCGTGGCAGGCCGCGCTCGCCGTGACGGCGGCCGAGGTCGGGCGACGCGACGACGCGGCCATGACCCTCCGTGCGCTCGCGGAGCGCGACCTGTCCACCGTGCCGATGGACTGGTTCTGGCTCGCGACCATGACGTTCGCGGGCGAGGTCGCGTGGACGGTCGGCGACGCGGACGTGGCTCGCACGGTCTCGTCGCTGCTCGCGCCCTTCGCGCGGCGCGGTGCGCCGATCGCGATCGGTGTCGGGTACGTGGGAACGACGTCGCGCGCGCTCGGCCTGTGTCACCAGCTGCTCGGCGACCTGGACGCCGCCGCGGGACATCTCCAGGACGCGATCGCGGTCGAGCGGTCGCTGCGTGCGCCCGCATACGAGGCCCGTGCGCAGCTCGCGCTCGCGCGCGTGCTCGTCGAGCGAGGAGCGGACGGCGACCGGGCGCGCGCCGGTGATCTCCTCGCGGCGGCCGGCGCGACCGCCGAGCGCCTCGCTCTCGTGACCGTCGCCGCGGACGTGGAATCCGCGCGGGCGAGCGCCTGA
- a CDS encoding FAD-dependent oxidoreductase, producing MARIVVVGAGIVGMSTATLLARDGNDVTVFERDDGPPPDAAEDAWTSWARRGVNQFRLLHYFLPRFRMIVDDELPEVVDAAERLGALRYNPVLLAPRELNGGERDGDDRFTSVTGRRPVMEAAVASVAAETAGLTIRRGVAVAGLETGAPTADGVPHVTGVRTSTGEVIGADLVVDMTGRRSPLPSWLAAVGARPVEEEVEDSGFVYYGRHFRSADRSIPPALGGLLQHYESVSILTLPADNGTWGVGFITSARDAPMRALRDVDTWSAALKEFPRVAHWADGEPLDDTVAVMAKLEDRHRELFVDGRPVATGVVAVADSWACTNPSLGRGISIGIMHGLALRDVLRDQPVDDPLQLARAWHAKTQETVEPWYRATLRFDRNRLAEMEAEAQGVPYEPGDPEWEITHALEAAAGQDPDVLRAFLSIAGVTMLPDDVVAQPGVLDKAIELGAGWRDLPPAGPDRARLLAAIAA from the coding sequence ATGGCACGGATCGTGGTGGTGGGCGCAGGGATCGTCGGGATGTCGACCGCGACGCTGCTCGCGCGTGACGGGAACGACGTGACCGTTTTCGAGCGGGACGACGGACCGCCACCCGACGCCGCCGAGGACGCCTGGACGTCGTGGGCGCGGCGGGGCGTGAACCAGTTCCGTCTGCTGCACTACTTCCTGCCCCGGTTCCGGATGATCGTGGACGACGAGCTCCCCGAGGTCGTCGACGCGGCCGAGCGTCTCGGCGCGCTCCGGTACAACCCGGTGCTGCTCGCGCCGCGGGAGCTCAACGGCGGCGAGCGCGACGGAGACGACCGCTTCACCTCGGTCACCGGTCGGCGCCCGGTCATGGAGGCGGCCGTCGCGTCGGTCGCGGCCGAGACCGCGGGGCTGACGATCCGACGCGGCGTCGCGGTCGCCGGTCTCGAGACCGGCGCGCCGACCGCCGACGGCGTCCCGCACGTCACCGGCGTGCGCACGAGCACCGGCGAGGTGATCGGTGCCGATCTCGTCGTGGACATGACGGGTCGGCGCTCGCCGCTGCCGTCGTGGCTCGCCGCGGTCGGCGCGCGCCCGGTCGAGGAGGAGGTCGAGGACTCCGGGTTCGTCTACTACGGCCGTCACTTCCGTTCGGCCGACCGCTCGATCCCGCCCGCGCTCGGCGGGCTGCTCCAGCACTACGAATCGGTGTCCATCCTCACGCTCCCCGCCGACAACGGCACATGGGGCGTCGGCTTCATCACGAGCGCGCGCGACGCGCCGATGCGGGCACTGCGCGACGTGGACACGTGGTCCGCGGCGTTGAAGGAGTTCCCTCGCGTCGCGCACTGGGCCGACGGCGAGCCGCTCGACGACACGGTCGCGGTGATGGCGAAGCTCGAGGACCGCCACCGCGAGCTGTTCGTCGACGGCAGGCCCGTCGCGACCGGTGTCGTCGCGGTGGCGGACTCATGGGCGTGCACCAACCCGTCGCTCGGTCGCGGGATCAGCATCGGGATCATGCACGGGCTCGCGCTGCGCGACGTCCTGCGCGACCAACCGGTCGACGACCCGCTCCAGCTCGCGCGCGCTTGGCACGCGAAGACGCAGGAGACGGTCGAGCCCTGGTATCGCGCCACGCTGCGGTTCGATCGCAACCGGCTCGCCGAGATGGAGGCGGAAGCGCAGGGCGTGCCCTACGAGCCCGGCGACCCCGAATGGGAGATCACGCACGCGCTCGAAGCGGCGGCGGGACAGGACCCCGACGTCCTGCGCGCGTTCCTGTCGATCGCGGGTGTCACGATGCTGCCGGACGACGTGGTCGCGCAGCCCGGTGTGCTGGACAAGGCGATCGAGCTCGGCGCGGGTTGGCGCGACCTGCCGCCCGCAGGTCCCGACCGTGCCCGGTTGCTCGCGGCGATCGCGGCCTGA